One Synechococcus sp. MU1617 genomic region harbors:
- a CDS encoding class I SAM-dependent methyltransferase, with product MTHPKPSDAATPVVSAFYDRFPFPGDPLQDGPPPGYNWRWCHRSVLAAVHGRIPSGTEQPRILDAGCGTGVSTDYLCHLNPGADVLGVDISDGALAVARERCQRSGAAQKVNALRQEQRSLLDLGDEGSFDYINSVGVLHHLDQPEAGLRSLADRLAPSGLLHLFLYADAGRWEIHRTQKALNLLNAGTGQEGLRLGRELFETLPESNRLARHHRERWAVDCAPDANFADMYLHPQETSYNLERLFAFIETAGLHFAGFSNPEVWDPDRLLQGELLERAQALPPRQQWELVEQLDPDISHFEFFLSAAPVERARWSDEALGLARGLVQPCLWGEPDPILGRNMEPIQLSDADRTLLRTVAEKPEQTLGALASPDQIRNLVDRQLLLLQE from the coding sequence ATGACCCACCCCAAGCCCAGTGATGCTGCGACTCCTGTGGTGAGTGCGTTCTATGACCGCTTTCCCTTTCCGGGGGATCCGCTGCAGGACGGACCACCTCCGGGATACAACTGGCGTTGGTGTCACCGCAGTGTGCTGGCAGCAGTGCATGGGCGGATCCCCTCCGGAACGGAGCAGCCGCGGATCCTTGATGCCGGCTGCGGCACAGGGGTCAGCACCGATTACCTCTGTCATCTCAACCCGGGTGCGGATGTGCTCGGGGTGGATATCAGTGATGGGGCCCTGGCGGTGGCGCGGGAACGCTGTCAGCGCTCCGGAGCGGCTCAGAAGGTGAACGCGTTGCGTCAGGAGCAACGCAGCCTTCTGGATCTCGGCGACGAAGGATCTTTCGACTACATCAACTCGGTGGGGGTGTTGCATCACCTGGATCAGCCAGAAGCGGGGCTGCGCTCCCTGGCGGATCGCTTGGCACCGTCTGGTCTTCTGCACCTCTTCCTTTATGCCGATGCGGGTCGCTGGGAGATCCACCGGACGCAGAAAGCTCTGAATCTTCTGAATGCCGGTACAGGGCAAGAGGGCCTGCGTCTTGGCCGGGAGCTGTTCGAGACCCTGCCCGAGAGCAATCGCCTTGCGCGTCATCACCGTGAACGCTGGGCCGTTGATTGCGCGCCTGATGCCAACTTTGCGGACATGTACCTGCACCCGCAGGAGACCAGTTACAACCTCGAACGTCTCTTCGCGTTCATCGAAACGGCGGGTCTGCATTTCGCCGGCTTCTCCAATCCGGAGGTCTGGGATCCGGACCGCCTTCTTCAAGGTGAGCTGCTGGAGCGAGCCCAGGCCTTGCCACCGCGTCAGCAGTGGGAGCTTGTGGAACAGCTGGATCCCGACATCAGCCACTTCGAGTTCTTTCTTTCTGCTGCACCGGTGGAGCGAGCCCGTTGGAGTGATGAGGCCCTCGGATTGGCCAGGGGTTTGGTTCAGCCCTGTCTCTGGGGGGAACCCGATCCAATTCTTGGTCGCAACATGGAGCCGATTCAGCTCAGTGATGCCGACCGAACCCTGCTGCGGACTGTCGCTGAGAAGCCTGAACAGACATTGGGGGCCCTTGCGTCTCCTGATCAGATCCGCAATCTTGTGGATCGACAGCTGCTTCTGTTGCAGGAATAA
- a CDS encoding cytochrome c biogenesis protein ResB has protein sequence MAPLKRMAAWLSDLRLAIVLLLMIALASAVGTGIPQGDPPSKYIDAYADTPWLGLLNGEQVLQLQLDHVYSSGWFLALLAWLGLSLILCSWRRQWPALMAARRWIDYRTTRQLSKLAIAESQPCPDPSQGLTQLETALRASGWEVQRKPQRLAARRGAIGRVGPLLVHTGLVLLMIGAAWGGLAGNRLERFLAPGRSLDLLDRDGTSQLTITLDRFAIDRDSAGRTEQFRSALKLQGPNQSLDAEISVNHPLRHRGITIYQADWSLATISLQIGRSPVLELPLQTYPELGDQIWGLVLPTRPDGTEPVFLSLESEQGPATVFDADGQQLARLRPGGPPSEVKGLPMRVDAVLPASGLLLKRDPGVPLVYLGFAVLLVGGGLSLVATRQLWAIAADGTLSVGGLCNRNLAAFATELPQLLQQGVADQQG, from the coding sequence ATGGCGCCACTAAAACGCATGGCCGCCTGGCTCAGCGATCTACGGCTGGCCATCGTGTTGCTGCTGATGATTGCCCTGGCAAGTGCCGTGGGCACGGGCATCCCCCAGGGGGATCCGCCTTCCAAATACATCGATGCCTATGCCGACACCCCCTGGCTGGGGTTGCTTAACGGCGAACAGGTGCTGCAATTGCAGCTCGATCATGTGTACTCCAGCGGCTGGTTTCTGGCCCTGCTGGCCTGGCTGGGGCTCTCCCTGATCCTCTGCAGTTGGCGCCGTCAGTGGCCAGCCCTAATGGCGGCCCGGCGCTGGATTGACTACCGCACCACACGCCAGCTGAGCAAATTGGCCATCGCCGAAAGCCAGCCCTGCCCAGACCCCAGCCAGGGGCTAACGCAGCTTGAGACGGCGCTGCGGGCCAGCGGATGGGAGGTGCAACGCAAGCCACAACGGCTGGCGGCCCGGCGCGGCGCCATCGGCAGGGTGGGGCCCCTACTCGTTCACACCGGCCTGGTGCTGCTGATGATTGGCGCGGCCTGGGGGGGCCTGGCGGGAAACCGCCTTGAGCGCTTCCTGGCCCCCGGCCGCAGCCTCGATCTTCTGGATCGCGATGGCACCAGTCAGCTGACGATCACCCTGGACCGCTTCGCCATTGATCGGGACTCGGCCGGCCGAACGGAACAGTTCCGCTCAGCTCTGAAGCTGCAGGGACCCAACCAAAGCTTGGATGCCGAGATCAGCGTCAATCACCCGCTGCGGCACCGTGGCATCACCATCTATCAGGCAGATTGGTCGCTCGCAACGATCAGCCTGCAGATCGGGCGCAGCCCCGTGCTGGAGCTGCCGTTGCAGACCTATCCAGAGCTGGGTGATCAGATCTGGGGCCTGGTGCTGCCAACCCGCCCGGATGGCACCGAACCGGTATTTCTGAGCCTGGAGAGCGAACAGGGTCCAGCCACGGTGTTCGATGCGGACGGCCAGCAGCTCGCCCGGCTGCGACCGGGTGGACCCCCATCAGAAGTGAAAGGCTTGCCGATGCGGGTGGATGCGGTGCTGCCGGCCAGCGGACTGTTACTCAAACGGGATCCTGGGGTACCGCTGGTGTACTTGGGCTTCGCAGTGCTGCTGGTGGGCGGTGGATTGAGCCTGGTGGCCACCCGGCAGCTGTGGGCTATCGCCGCCGATGGAACCCTCAGTGTGGGCGGCCTCTGTAACCGCAACCTCGCGGCCTTCGCCACTGAATTGCCTCAGCTGTTGCAGCAGGGGGTTGCCGATCAGCAGGGCTGA
- the apcB gene encoding allophycocyanin subunit beta, with protein MQDAITNVINKSDVQGLYLDTASMSNLESYFASGELRVRAAATISANASAIIRDAVAKALLYSDITRPGGNMYTTRRYAACIRDLDYYLRYSTYAMLAGDTSILDERVLNGLKETYNSLGVPIGATVQAIQAMKEVTAGLVGPDAGKEMGVYFDYICSGLGN; from the coding sequence ATGCAAGACGCCATCACCAACGTCATCAACAAGTCGGACGTCCAGGGCCTCTACCTGGACACGGCTTCGATGAGCAACCTCGAGTCGTATTTCGCCAGTGGTGAACTGCGCGTTCGCGCTGCTGCCACCATCAGCGCCAATGCTTCGGCCATCATCCGTGATGCCGTTGCCAAGGCCCTGCTGTACTCGGACATCACCCGTCCCGGCGGCAACATGTACACCACCCGCCGCTATGCCGCCTGCATCCGCGACCTGGACTACTACCTGCGGTATTCCACCTACGCCATGCTGGCTGGAGACACCTCGATCCTCGACGAGCGTGTCCTGAACGGCCTTAAGGAGACCTACAACTCCCTGGGCGTTCCCATCGGCGCCACCGTTCAGGCCATCCAAGCCATGAAGGAAGTCACCGCCGGACTGGTCGGCCCTGACGCTGGCAAGGAAATGGGTGTCTACTTCGACTACATCTGCTCCGGCCTCGGCAACTGA
- the atpB gene encoding F0F1 ATP synthase subunit A codes for MALLPLPLPFAELEVGHHLYWQIGDLYLHGQVFLSSWILIGILLAVVLAGTRGMKRDPIGLQNLLEFLWNFIRDIARDNIGEKYYRDWLPFIGTLFLFIFVSNWGGALIPWKIFELPEGELGAPTADINTTVAMALLVSLAYFYAGLSRKGLRFFELYVEPTPIMLPFKIIEEFTKPLSLSFRLFGNILADELAVGVLVYLVPLIVPLPVMLLGLFTSAIQALIFATLASFYIGEGLHEAH; via the coding sequence ATGGCTTTGTTGCCCTTACCACTCCCGTTCGCTGAACTGGAAGTGGGTCACCACCTGTACTGGCAGATCGGCGATCTGTATCTGCACGGCCAGGTGTTCCTGAGCTCCTGGATCCTGATCGGCATCCTCCTCGCTGTGGTGCTTGCTGGCACCCGCGGGATGAAGCGTGACCCGATCGGTCTGCAGAACCTGCTCGAATTCCTCTGGAATTTCATCCGCGACATCGCCCGCGACAACATCGGCGAGAAGTACTACCGCGACTGGCTGCCGTTCATCGGCACCCTGTTTCTATTCATCTTCGTGAGCAACTGGGGCGGAGCCCTGATCCCTTGGAAGATCTTCGAACTTCCCGAGGGTGAGCTTGGTGCTCCCACTGCAGACATCAACACCACTGTGGCGATGGCTCTGCTTGTGTCACTGGCGTACTTCTATGCCGGTTTGAGCCGTAAGGGTCTGCGCTTCTTCGAGCTGTACGTGGAGCCGACCCCAATCATGCTCCCGTTCAAGATCATCGAGGAATTCACCAAGCCTCTCTCCCTCTCCTTCCGTCTGTTCGGAAACATCCTTGCCGACGAATTGGCTGTTGGGGTGCTGGTGTATCTGGTGCCGCTGATCGTGCCTCTGCCCGTGATGCTTCTGGGTCTCTTCACCAGTGCCATCCAGGCTCTGATCTTTGCGACCCTGGCCTCCTTTTACATCGGTGAAGGCCTTCACGAGGCTCACTAA
- a CDS encoding phycobilisome linker polypeptide — protein sequence MRLFKVTACIPSPEKVRTQRELQNTFFTKWVPYESWFAEQQRIQKQGGRIIKVELCTGGQQVNVGN from the coding sequence ATGCGGTTGTTCAAAGTCACCGCCTGCATCCCCAGCCCTGAAAAGGTTCGGACGCAGCGCGAATTGCAGAACACCTTCTTCACCAAGTGGGTGCCCTACGAGAGCTGGTTCGCTGAACAACAGCGGATTCAAAAGCAGGGCGGTCGCATCATCAAGGTGGAGCTCTGCACCGGGGGTCAGCAGGTCAACGTCGGCAACTGA
- a CDS encoding FtsW/RodA/SpoVE family cell cycle protein codes for MSKRLGQATALQRTSRRRGRPETQKPALVQRLLPLPWQLWPAEARLLMGLAGFWSVAGLVVLASASWWVALREMGDGGFYLKRQAIWLMASWSLLAITISTSLRRWLRWSGPGLWMGCLLIAATLVMGTTVNGASRWLVLGPLQMQPSELVKPFVVLQAANLFAPWNRMSLDQKLLWLGSFGGLLLLILKQPNLSTAALMGLTLWMVALAAGLRWRSLLGTAMAGSLLGTASILINEYQRIRVVSFLDPWNDPMGDGYQLVQSLLAIGSGGLMGQGYGLSTQKLQYLPIQSTDFIYAVFAEEFGFVGSVLLLLFLMLVAWVGLRVALRCRSNQARLVAIGCTTILVGQSILNIAVASGAMPTTGLPLPLISYGGNSLMSSLVILGLLIRCSLESTGLIGGRSNKRQRSVRQR; via the coding sequence TTGAGCAAACGTTTGGGTCAAGCGACAGCCCTACAAAGAACTTCGAGACGACGGGGTAGACCAGAGACTCAGAAGCCGGCTCTGGTCCAGCGGCTTCTCCCCTTACCGTGGCAGCTCTGGCCAGCAGAAGCTCGCCTGCTCATGGGGCTTGCCGGGTTCTGGAGTGTGGCAGGGCTGGTGGTGCTGGCGTCAGCGAGTTGGTGGGTAGCCCTACGGGAAATGGGCGACGGCGGCTTTTACCTCAAACGGCAGGCGATCTGGCTGATGGCCAGCTGGAGTCTGCTGGCCATCACAATCTCCACAAGCTTGCGGCGCTGGCTGCGCTGGTCAGGCCCGGGGCTGTGGATGGGCTGCCTTCTGATCGCCGCCACCTTGGTGATGGGCACCACAGTGAACGGCGCCAGCCGCTGGCTGGTGCTGGGGCCACTGCAGATGCAGCCCTCGGAGCTGGTGAAACCCTTTGTGGTGCTGCAGGCCGCCAACCTGTTCGCCCCATGGAACCGAATGAGCCTCGACCAGAAGCTGCTATGGCTTGGCAGCTTCGGCGGGCTGCTGCTGCTGATCCTCAAGCAGCCCAACCTCTCCACTGCAGCCCTAATGGGACTCACCCTCTGGATGGTGGCCCTGGCCGCCGGCCTGCGCTGGCGCAGCCTTCTGGGCACCGCCATGGCGGGATCACTGCTGGGCACCGCCAGCATCCTGATCAATGAATACCAGCGGATCCGGGTGGTGTCGTTTCTAGATCCCTGGAACGACCCGATGGGAGATGGCTATCAGCTCGTGCAGAGCCTGCTGGCGATCGGATCGGGCGGTTTGATGGGGCAGGGCTATGGCCTCTCCACCCAGAAACTCCAATACCTGCCGATCCAGAGCACCGACTTCATCTATGCGGTGTTCGCCGAGGAATTTGGATTTGTGGGCTCGGTGCTGCTGCTGCTGTTCCTGATGCTGGTGGCCTGGGTGGGGCTGCGGGTGGCCCTGCGCTGCCGCAGCAACCAGGCACGGCTCGTGGCCATCGGCTGCACCACGATCCTGGTGGGCCAGTCGATCCTGAACATTGCGGTGGCTTCTGGGGCGATGCCCACCACCGGTCTGCCGCTGCCCTTGATCAGCTACGGCGGCAACTCGCTGATGTCGAGCCTGGTGATCCTGGGGCTGCTGATCCGCTGTTCGCTGGAATCCACAGGCTTGATCGGGGGGCGATCCAACAAGCGACAACGGTCCGTGCGCCAACGCTGA
- a CDS encoding cytochrome c biogenesis protein CcdA translates to MDLLLLSDLAQSSEQLLQRALADPGPLTLALVFGGGALTSLGPCSLSLLPVTLAYLAGFEDGQPAWQRSLAFCGGIVGALVVLGSISGLLGRIYGQVPSLIPTLVAILAIAMGLNLLGVLRIPLPSGPDPEQWRQKVPAPLAPVAAGLAFGLAASPCTTPVLAVLLGWIAQSGRPLAGVALLSSFGIGQVLPLLLAGTFAAAIPKLLALRGISRWVPPASGVVLLTSGLLTLLARWS, encoded by the coding sequence GTGGACCTGCTGCTGCTCTCCGATTTGGCCCAGAGCAGCGAACAGCTGCTGCAGCGCGCCCTGGCGGATCCAGGTCCACTGACGCTGGCGTTGGTGTTTGGTGGCGGCGCCCTCACCAGCCTGGGGCCGTGTTCCCTGTCATTGCTACCGGTGACACTGGCCTACCTGGCAGGATTCGAGGATGGCCAACCAGCGTGGCAGCGCAGCCTCGCCTTCTGCGGCGGCATCGTCGGCGCCCTGGTGGTGCTGGGAAGCATCAGCGGACTGCTGGGCCGGATCTACGGCCAAGTGCCGTCACTGATCCCCACATTGGTGGCGATCCTGGCTATCGCGATGGGGCTCAACCTGCTGGGAGTGCTGCGGATTCCACTGCCAAGTGGTCCGGATCCAGAGCAGTGGCGTCAGAAGGTACCGGCCCCGCTGGCGCCGGTTGCGGCAGGACTGGCCTTCGGGCTGGCGGCCTCACCCTGCACCACCCCCGTCTTGGCGGTGCTGCTGGGCTGGATTGCCCAGAGCGGTCGCCCCCTAGCGGGAGTGGCCCTGCTCAGCAGCTTCGGCATCGGCCAAGTTCTGCCCCTGCTACTGGCGGGCACCTTTGCAGCAGCCATTCCCAAACTGCTAGCCCTGCGGGGCATCAGCCGCTGGGTGCCGCCAGCCAGTGGTGTGGTGCTGCTCACCAGCGGCCTGCTGACCCTGCTGGCCCGCTGGAGCTGA
- a CDS encoding allophycocyanin — protein MSIVSNSIINADAEARYLSPGELDQIKAFVTGGQRRLRVAQVLCESRERIVKQAGGQLFQKRPDVISPGGNAYGEEMTATCLRDMDYYLRLVTYGIVAGDVTPIEEIGVIGAKELYRSLGTPLEAMAEAVREMKIVAMGLLTGADAEEAGTYFDYVVGALA, from the coding sequence ATGAGCATCGTCTCCAACTCGATCATCAACGCGGACGCCGAAGCCCGCTACCTCAGCCCTGGCGAACTCGACCAGATCAAAGCCTTCGTAACCGGCGGTCAACGCCGTCTACGCGTGGCCCAGGTCCTGTGCGAGAGCCGCGAGCGCATCGTCAAGCAGGCTGGTGGTCAGCTGTTCCAAAAGCGTCCCGACGTCATCTCTCCCGGCGGCAATGCCTACGGCGAAGAGATGACTGCCACATGTCTGCGCGACATGGACTACTACCTCCGCCTTGTCACTTACGGCATCGTTGCCGGTGACGTGACTCCGATCGAAGAGATCGGTGTGATCGGCGCGAAAGAGCTCTACCGCTCCCTGGGCACTCCCCTGGAAGCCATGGCAGAAGCCGTGCGCGAGATGAAGATCGTCGCCATGGGCCTTCTCACTGGAGCCGACGCAGAGGAAGCCGGCACCTACTTCGATTACGTGGTTGGCGCCCTCGCCTGA
- a CDS encoding phycobilisome rod-core linker polypeptide, with amino-acid sequence MTVTASSGSPRVSPQLFDTLPLSSVRQAEQQDRFPDNGELDSLVTFFRTGQDRIEASRIIAANAEAIVARAANRIFVGGTPLSFLEAPLTTGESGRRTGGEGTPLAADQAAFEQSVRTFTGDSDSTKRGNFLSRLLEGAGGDADVRVVLPTGFNAISVAKYGPAFMRKSVRDMGWFLRYVGYALVAGDPSILAVNTRGLRDILLENCSLAATNVALQEMRAASAELLRDRPEARQMTIDCFNVLLQELAIPTPSTKQRQGSAVQQGLQLPAIYALASEGHQLFEMRPGLSGAEKAEIIRAAYRQVFERDIAKGYSQTPCADKASAVAQGQISMREFVRALGRSKEYRQQFHDGFVNSRVVELAYRHFLGRGISSLEEFRKSFAILSDQGLNGLVDVLVNSSEYAQAFGEETVPYLRDLGTEAQESAGWGSNRKLFKFSAPFDGAPQYVTLYASYRQPFADQHVYGGGNDPVANQYGAIFPSGTASLATRPAPYGYDSRRLLVSNGLNSPGQQNSASFRGSRPRKVGPRVVRLQQIATGGTVNPRRGGNPSVRTTEASTQAVIKAVYVQVLGNGGYEGERMGSAEARLENGDISLKDFVRAVARSDAFRRRYWTGLYIVKAIEVMHRRLLGRPTFGRWEIDALFDTAARHGFYGVVDALIDSREYSEAFGSDTVPFERFITPGDVNARRAPGWARPLNLAAVADLTQSSRPEARPAEGFRSSGTITPRNLVDTQQASQGTWTPTSGASGADTRWLSVVRQQSLASKKTGFPMRRASSSEPSKLDGPTWTVKSRSAAAGKTQALSTMGQALANADASGFQLRAGLPAMLELKQPCSESELRTVLDATYRQLLNRVPTESERLVSAESRLRNQDIDLPDFIAEVAMSEAFQSRIASMAPLRAASAAGMALLGRATTPAETSRFLITRAQAGQGAAVTELLAERISSTVPRIEGMTTASGVSQATIQRTASLYRGNAGLNPPTGDAI; translated from the coding sequence ATGACAGTGACCGCCAGCAGCGGCAGCCCGCGCGTGTCTCCCCAACTGTTCGACACGCTGCCGCTCTCCAGCGTCCGTCAGGCGGAGCAGCAGGACCGTTTCCCAGACAACGGGGAACTCGACAGTCTTGTGACCTTCTTCCGAACCGGTCAGGACCGGATCGAAGCGTCCCGGATCATTGCGGCCAACGCCGAGGCCATCGTGGCCCGCGCCGCCAACAGAATTTTTGTGGGAGGAACGCCTCTCTCCTTCCTTGAAGCGCCACTCACAACGGGCGAAAGCGGACGCCGAACTGGTGGTGAAGGCACGCCGCTGGCGGCTGACCAAGCCGCTTTTGAGCAGTCGGTGCGTACCTTCACCGGCGACAGCGACAGCACCAAGCGTGGCAACTTCCTTAGCCGCCTTCTGGAAGGAGCCGGTGGCGATGCCGACGTACGGGTTGTGCTCCCCACCGGTTTCAACGCCATAAGTGTGGCCAAATACGGCCCGGCCTTCATGCGCAAGTCGGTGCGCGACATGGGTTGGTTCCTGCGCTACGTGGGCTATGCACTGGTGGCTGGAGACCCCAGCATCCTTGCGGTGAACACCCGCGGCCTGCGAGACATCCTTCTGGAGAATTGCTCCCTGGCGGCCACCAACGTGGCCCTTCAGGAGATGCGGGCCGCCTCAGCGGAACTGCTGCGGGATCGTCCTGAAGCCCGTCAGATGACCATCGACTGCTTCAACGTGCTGTTGCAGGAACTGGCCATCCCCACCCCCAGCACCAAGCAGCGTCAGGGAAGTGCGGTGCAACAAGGCCTGCAGCTGCCAGCGATCTACGCCCTGGCCTCAGAGGGACACCAGCTGTTTGAAATGCGACCGGGTCTCTCCGGAGCCGAGAAAGCAGAAATCATTCGTGCCGCCTACCGCCAGGTGTTTGAGCGCGACATCGCCAAGGGCTACTCCCAGACCCCCTGCGCGGACAAAGCCAGTGCCGTCGCCCAGGGGCAGATTTCAATGCGCGAATTCGTTCGCGCCCTCGGCCGCAGCAAGGAATATCGCCAGCAGTTCCACGACGGTTTCGTCAACAGCCGCGTGGTGGAACTGGCTTACCGCCACTTCCTCGGCCGGGGCATCAGCTCCCTCGAGGAATTCCGTAAGTCGTTCGCGATCCTTAGCGACCAGGGCCTTAATGGCCTGGTTGATGTGCTGGTGAATTCCTCGGAATACGCCCAGGCCTTCGGTGAGGAGACCGTTCCCTACCTCCGGGATCTCGGCACTGAAGCCCAGGAAAGCGCCGGTTGGGGCTCCAACCGCAAGCTGTTCAAGTTCAGCGCCCCCTTCGATGGCGCACCGCAGTACGTCACCCTTTACGCCTCCTACCGCCAGCCCTTTGCTGATCAGCACGTCTACGGCGGCGGCAATGATCCGGTGGCGAACCAGTACGGCGCCATCTTCCCGAGCGGAACCGCCTCGTTGGCCACAAGGCCGGCGCCCTACGGCTACGACAGCCGTCGCCTACTTGTGAGTAACGGTCTCAACAGCCCCGGACAGCAGAACAGCGCCAGCTTTCGTGGAAGCCGCCCCCGCAAGGTGGGGCCACGGGTGGTTCGACTGCAGCAGATCGCGACCGGAGGAACCGTCAATCCCCGTCGCGGCGGGAACCCCAGCGTTCGCACCACCGAAGCCAGCACCCAAGCCGTGATCAAGGCGGTGTACGTGCAGGTGCTGGGCAACGGCGGCTATGAGGGAGAGCGCATGGGTTCTGCGGAAGCCCGTCTCGAAAATGGCGACATTTCCCTGAAGGATTTCGTGCGAGCGGTGGCCCGCTCTGATGCCTTCCGTCGCCGCTACTGGACTGGCCTCTACATCGTGAAGGCGATCGAAGTGATGCACCGCCGTCTGCTCGGACGGCCCACTTTCGGCCGCTGGGAAATTGATGCCCTGTTCGACACCGCTGCCCGCCACGGCTTCTATGGCGTTGTAGACGCGCTGATCGACAGCCGCGAATACAGCGAAGCCTTCGGATCCGACACAGTCCCCTTCGAGCGATTCATCACCCCAGGCGATGTGAACGCACGTCGTGCTCCCGGCTGGGCTCGTCCGCTCAACCTTGCCGCCGTTGCTGATCTCACCCAGAGCAGCCGCCCAGAAGCGCGGCCAGCGGAAGGTTTCCGCAGCAGTGGCACCATCACACCGCGCAACTTGGTCGACACGCAGCAGGCCTCGCAAGGAACCTGGACGCCCACCAGTGGAGCCAGCGGCGCCGACACCCGTTGGTTGTCGGTGGTGCGCCAGCAAAGCCTGGCCTCGAAGAAAACCGGTTTCCCGATGCGTCGGGCCAGCAGTTCCGAGCCAAGCAAACTCGATGGCCCCACCTGGACTGTCAAGAGCCGCTCCGCCGCGGCCGGGAAGACCCAGGCCCTTTCAACCATGGGGCAAGCATTGGCAAACGCCGATGCGTCTGGATTCCAGCTGCGGGCTGGGCTCCCGGCGATGCTTGAGCTGAAACAGCCCTGCAGTGAATCTGAACTTCGTACCGTGCTCGATGCGACATACCGTCAGCTGCTGAACCGTGTTCCAACGGAAAGCGAGCGCCTGGTCTCCGCCGAGTCACGGCTGCGCAATCAGGACATCGACCTACCCGATTTCATTGCTGAAGTGGCCATGAGCGAGGCCTTCCAAAGCCGGATCGCCTCCATGGCTCCGCTTCGGGCCGCATCCGCGGCAGGTATGGCGCTACTAGGCCGGGCCACTACCCCAGCGGAAACCAGCCGCTTCCTGATCACCCGCGCACAAGCAGGTCAGGGTGCAGCCGTCACCGAACTGTTGGCGGAACGGATCAGCTCAACAGTGCCGCGCATCGAGGGCATGACGACTGCTTCAGGGGTCAGTCAAGCCACCATCCAGCGCACGGCTTCGCTCTACCGCGGCAATGCCGGCCTGAATCCCCCAACGGGCGACGCGATCTGA
- a CDS encoding TlyA family RNA methyltransferase translates to MASKQRLDLELLTRGLVSSRQQAQQLIRAGKVRDGAGTLLDKPGTEVTPERELRVEQPPRFVSRGGEKLLAGLKAFPVRVEGRVCLDGGISTGGFTDCLLQHGATCVYGVDVGYGQTAWSLRTDERVVLRERTNLRHLQPDDLYGADDPWPSLAVTDVSFISLRLILPALRRLLRGPDTDALVLVKPQFEVGKSRVGKGGVVRDPAAHRDAIESVIAAAAESGWQPQGLVASPITGPAGNHEYVLWLGEGNAAVLPDLDAFVAQTLQG, encoded by the coding sequence ATGGCGTCCAAACAGCGTCTTGATCTTGAACTCCTGACCCGTGGATTGGTCAGTTCGCGCCAACAGGCGCAGCAATTGATTCGTGCTGGCAAGGTTCGTGATGGTGCCGGGACCCTGTTGGATAAGCCCGGAACGGAGGTGACGCCGGAGCGAGAACTGCGAGTAGAGCAGCCCCCTCGCTTTGTCTCTCGAGGGGGCGAAAAACTGCTGGCGGGCTTGAAGGCCTTCCCTGTGCGGGTGGAGGGGCGCGTCTGCCTGGATGGCGGCATCTCCACCGGTGGCTTTACCGATTGTCTGCTGCAGCATGGCGCCACTTGTGTTTATGGCGTTGATGTGGGCTACGGCCAGACGGCCTGGAGCCTGCGAACTGACGAACGGGTGGTGCTGCGGGAACGCACCAACCTGCGCCATCTGCAGCCCGACGATCTCTACGGGGCCGACGACCCCTGGCCCAGTTTGGCTGTCACCGATGTGTCGTTCATTTCACTGCGGCTGATTCTTCCTGCGTTGCGCCGGTTGTTGCGGGGGCCTGACACCGATGCGCTTGTGCTGGTGAAGCCGCAGTTTGAGGTGGGCAAGAGCCGCGTCGGCAAGGGGGGCGTGGTGCGTGACCCTGCGGCCCACCGGGATGCCATTGAATCTGTGATTGCAGCGGCGGCAGAGTCGGGTTGGCAGCCCCAGGGTTTGGTGGCTTCGCCGATCACCGGGCCTGCCGGCAACCATGAGTACGTGCTCTGGTTGGGGGAGGGGAATGCCGCTGTTCTTCCGGATCTCGATGCTTTTGTGGCGCAGACCCTCCAAGGTTGA
- the queF gene encoding preQ(1) synthase, with protein MTQTPLYGERAIAEAELICFDNPRPGRPYEVSIELPEFTCKCPFSGYPDFAVLRLIYQPGPRVVELKAIKLYVNSYRDQSISHEEVTNRILDDLVAATDPVWMQLEADFNPRGNVHTVVRVSHGIRQPC; from the coding sequence TTGACCCAAACCCCCCTCTACGGCGAACGCGCCATCGCCGAAGCCGAGCTGATCTGCTTCGACAATCCTCGGCCCGGGCGCCCTTATGAGGTGTCGATCGAGCTGCCGGAATTCACTTGCAAATGCCCCTTCTCCGGCTATCCCGATTTCGCGGTGCTGCGCCTGATCTACCAACCCGGGCCACGGGTGGTGGAGCTGAAGGCGATCAAGCTTTATGTGAACAGCTACCGCGACCAGTCGATCTCCCATGAGGAGGTAACCAATCGCATCCTCGATGATCTGGTGGCGGCCACCGACCCGGTGTGGATGCAGCTGGAAGCCGATTTCAACCCCCGCGGCAATGTGCACACCGTGGTGCGGGTGAGTCACGGCATCCGTCAGCCCTGCTGA